TCTTTGCGTAAAAAACAATATGCAGCAGCAGGTCACCCAACTCACCGCGGATGCCTTTCATGTCCTTTTCCATGATGGCATCAGCCAGTTCATACACCTCTTCAATGGTCAGGTGTCTAAGGCTTTCAAGGGTTTGTTTCTTATCCCAGGGGCACTTTTCCCTGAGGTCATCCATGATGGTGAGAAGTCGCCCGAAGGCATCCAGCGTATCTTTCATTGGGGGTGAGGTTTATACAAAAGTAACAACCTCCTTTAATAAGAAGTGTAAAACAGAAGAACTTCAGGAGTTCATCCTTTCATCACCGGCCAAACCAATTTAGCCAACTCATCCGGTGAATGCCGATCGTAATTACCGGCAATGCCGTGGAGTAGCGATGGCCTGTGCTTACTTACCTTTCTGAACTCGGCCAACTCGCGCTCAACGGACATGACCACGACCGGCAGGTCTTCCGTTTTCAAACGCTCTCCCAATGCATGATCAACCTTTCTCAGGTAGCTATCCAAGCGCTCCAGGTCGATCTTTGATTCCTCTTTGACATAAAACTCACCCGGTTTTGCCGGACGGGCCTTTCCTACTTCAAACTCATTTTCAAAGGGCATGGGAAATACTTCATCCTCTATCTCCTTCAACCCATCGTTGTTACCTCTCAGGAGCCGGCTTTTGCCTTTTGACAAACACAACACCCAATAGTCCTGCCGGGCCTGTATGTTTAACTCCAGGGCATCGAGGTCAAAAGCTTTACCCACAGTCACCTTCTCCCGGACCGGCAGCGGAAACACCACCACATCAAAAGCCTTCTCGGAAAAATATATACCAATCCCTTCCCTGACATGCACGAGGTCAACTTTCTGCACATCAGCTTCAAGCTTTTTTTTCAGACGCTCAAAGACCTCGGGAGAAGTTTTCCCGGCCAGGTCCTGTTCAGCCAGTTTTATGGCATTCTTCAGGCGGATCTCATTCTGCCTGCTATCAGGATATTGCTTGTCCGTGGGGAAGACAATACTGACGAACGGTCCTTTTCCTTTTGTCGCCTTCAGTTGGGCGATCATTTTTTCCATGGCATGCATGTATTGGAGAGTAAATGGTTAGCTATTTGCGTGCAACGACAGGATGGGAATTCTGCTATGCAGCGCTACCTTCTTTGTTACACTTTGATGAAATATGCGATCCAGGAATTTATTATGCCGTGCCACCATTGCAACCATCGAGGCATTCTCCAGATCGGCAAACTGACTGATCACATGGGCGATGTCATCCCCTTCCTCATAATGATAGGAATGAATGATGTGTTTCAATGCTTTTTCAATCGCATCTTCCACCCCCATTCTGCTTTTGATATTCTCTACCGAATCTCCTTTCGTAACATGGAGCACCCGGATCTCAGCGTTGGTCATCTCCGCTATCCTTGTCAGTGGTGTGAGGTCCACACCCACCGGTCCTTGTACAAGATCTGCAGCATATACGATCACCCTGGGTTTTTCGATCCTGGACTCCTTAGGTACTATCAGCACCGGCTGATGAACATATCGTATGGCATTCACCGTATTGCTTCCTATTAAAAACTCACTGAGGACACTGTTTCCTTTGGTACCCATTACCACCATGGCATCCGGATTTTCTTTCAAATAGGTGTTCAACACATCCACCACCTCGCCTTCATCCACATTGGATGCCGCATCATGTTTCAACGTGTTACGGTAATTACTCACCAACTCCCCCACCTGCTTCTGTGCTTTTTCTTTCAACATATCCGCACCTACGATCACAGTGGAAGGAACGGTTACCGGGATTTGATAGGCATGCAGGAAAACAAACTTCACATCCTGTCCTTCAAACAGGGCTGTGGCATATTTTATGGCATGATTGGCGCTTTCGCTAAAGTCGGTTGGAATGACAACGGTTTGCATAGTTTTGGGCTAATTCGGATTTAAAGGAGAAAGGTAATAGGCTTACAATTTACAAACTATGACTTAGATCAGCACCGTCCTGATCTTTATCAGTCTGTTAATTCCATACCTTTGAACTATGCCTCGCACGCCACTTCTCAAAATGCTTTTCTGGCTCATTCCTGCATGGCTTTGCATGGGATCCGGAGAACGTGGCAACGATGAAAGGACGTCTATTCGTTTAGGGTTTTACAATGTTGAAAACCTTTTCCATCCGTCCGATGACAGCCTGACTATGGACGAAGCATTCACGCCTTCCGGTGAACAGCATTGGTCTTATTCCCGTTATCAGGAAAAACTGGTAAACACTTCCAAGGTGATCATGGCCCTGGGCGAATGGCAGGGCGTCACCGCACTTGGTCTGTGTGAGATTGAGAACCGAAAGGTTTTGGAAGATCTGACTGCACGTACCCCGTTAAAATCAAAACCGTGGGGGATCATCCATCACGACTCACATGACCCGCGTGGCATTGACGTAGGCCTCATCTACCGGAAAGATCGCCTCACCATATTATATGACAGTGCCATTGCCGTCGTACCACCAAACAGCAATTATCAAAGCAGGGATATTTTATATGTCAAGGCATTGGCATATGCCTCCGATACACTACATCTGTTCATCAACCACTGGCCCAGCAGGCGAGGCGGACAGCAGGTTTCAGAGCACAAACGGATCGGGGCCGCTAAAATTCTCAGAGCATGCATGGATTCTATCCTCATCAGGGATTCCCTGGCCATGATCATCTCCATGGGTGATTTTAACGATGGTCCTCACA
The sequence above is a segment of the Flavobacteriales bacterium genome. Coding sequences within it:
- a CDS encoding universal stress protein, encoding MQTVVIPTDFSESANHAIKYATALFEGQDVKFVFLHAYQIPVTVPSTVIVGADMLKEKAQKQVGELVSNYRNTLKHDAASNVDEGEVVDVLNTYLKENPDAMVVMGTKGNSVLSEFLIGSNTVNAIRYVHQPVLIVPKESRIEKPRVIVYAADLVQGPVGVDLTPLTRIAEMTNAEIRVLHVTKGDSVENIKSRMGVEDAIEKALKHIIHSYHYEEGDDIAHVISQFADLENASMVAMVARHNKFLDRIFHQSVTKKVALHSRIPILSLHANS